The Fusobacterium sp. region AGAATAGAAAAAATGAAAGAAGATGAAACAGAATTATCTATTGAAGATAAAAAAATAATAAAAGAAAAATATTGTATAAAAGTAGCAAGATTAGATTTTCCTAAAGATTTTGATACTTTGATAGAAGCTTTCAATATTTTAAAGAAAAAAAATTTAAAAGAAAAATTATATATAATTGGAGAAGGAGAACAAAGAAAAGATATTACTAAAAAAATAAAAGAATTAAAATTAGAAGGACAAGTACTTCTTTTAGGTAAAAAAAAGAATCCTTATATATGGATGAACAATGCAGATATATTTGTGCATAGTTCTAAAAGAGAAGGTTTTGCAGCTGTATTATTAGAGGCAATGGCTTGTGGGAAAATGGTTATATCTTCTGAATGTCCTACAGGTCCTAAAGAAGTATTAGAAAATGGGAAAAATGGTGAACTTTATCCAGTAGGGGATAGTAAGTCTTTAGCACAAAAATTAGAGATATATACATTAAATCCTATATTGAAAGAAAAATATATTTTGAATGCTAATAATAGAATAAATGATTTTGAAAAAAATAAAATTTTGAAAGAATATAAAGAATTTATAGATAAAATAATTAGTTAAAAATGGAGGAGTAATGAAAATATCAGTTATTATAACTGTATATAATAGATTTGAATATGTAGAAAATATACTGAAGTGTTTGATGAAGCAGAGTATTCAACCTTATGAAGTAATTTTTACAGATGATGGGTCAAAAGAGGACTTAAAAGAAATATTAAAGAAATATAAAAATAAATGTGAATTTAAGATCAAGTATATTTATCAGGAGGATATAGGGTTTAGAAAATCAAAAGCTTGTAATAATGCTGTTATGGAAAGTAAAGGCGATTATTTGATTTTTTTGGATCAAGATGCTATTTTTCCTGATAATTTAATTGAAACTTTTATACAAAATAAAAAAGAAAATAAATTTTCTATCCTTAGAGTAATATGGTCTGAAAATGCTGAAAGAATAGATATTCAAAAAATATTAGAGAAGAACAACTGGAGATATGATGAAATAATACAAAAAGTTTCAATCAATCATTTTAAAGTATTGAAAAAATATCTTTGGAGAGATAAATATAATAATTTTAGGTATAGAATAGGACTGAGAAATAGAGGAACAGGTCTTATGGGAATAGGATTTGCTTTGTTTAAAAAAGATTATTTGGAAATAAATGGATATGATGAAGATTATAAAGGATGGGGAGGAGAAGATGCTGACCTAGGATTGAGACTTTATGCTTTAGGATTGAAATCAGTAACATTTTCTACAAAAATACCATCAATTCATATGTGTCATCCATTAGACTCTACTAAATCAGGAAATCAAAATAAAAAAATATATAGTGAAAAAAGAGAAAAAATATCAATAGAAAATTATAAGTGTGTGTATGGATTAAATAATAGAAAAGATCAAGATGGGTATATATATGAAGAAATATGATTTGAAAAATATAAATATTGAAGAATATAAAATATATTTTTATAAAGAAAAGTATTTAGAAATTGGAAGAAAAATTTTGAATAACGAATATAAGATTTTAGAAAAATATAAAAATGACAATAGAACTTTTGTTGCATTGATTGAAATAGAAAATAAAAAGTATGTGTTAAAAATACCTAAAAATGAATATAAAAAAACTTGGAAAAGATTTCTTACTCTATTTAAGAAAGGAGAAGTATTATTAAGTCTGATAAATATAAGAAGTGCTAGAGATAGAGGTTTGAGAGAAGTAATGGATATATATTTAGCAGGAGAGAAGAGAAAAAATGGAATGATTTCAGATTCCTTTTTTTTATCAGAATATATAGAAGGAAAAATTTGTCTAGAGAATAATAAAGTTGAAAAAATACTAGA contains the following coding sequences:
- a CDS encoding glycosyltransferase; this encodes MKKIMFRTGYLGLGAIEQLAYDIVLGLSEEYEIVLAIENHKNSSLVEKIPKNIKYFYLKSEKFERKLDEIKKKKENFFYKILYNLYLKNEKKVCLNSINDYILKNGKFDLFIDYDGMAMKYAEKININKKIVWQHTALSKEKNLSRLKKRLSKYDKVILICDEMKNMYVEFFPELKDKFERLYNFLDLKRIEKMKEDETELSIEDKKIIKEKYCIKVARLDFPKDFDTLIEAFNILKKKNLKEKLYIIGEGEQRKDITKKIKELKLEGQVLLLGKKKNPYIWMNNADIFVHSSKREGFAAVLLEAMACGKMVISSECPTGPKEVLENGKNGELYPVGDSKSLAQKLEIYTLNPILKEKYILNANNRINDFEKNKILKEYKEFIDKIIS
- a CDS encoding glycosyltransferase produces the protein MKISVIITVYNRFEYVENILKCLMKQSIQPYEVIFTDDGSKEDLKEILKKYKNKCEFKIKYIYQEDIGFRKSKACNNAVMESKGDYLIFLDQDAIFPDNLIETFIQNKKENKFSILRVIWSENAERIDIQKILEKNNWRYDEIIQKVSINHFKVLKKYLWRDKYNNFRYRIGLRNRGTGLMGIGFALFKKDYLEINGYDEDYKGWGGEDADLGLRLYALGLKSVTFSTKIPSIHMCHPLDSTKSGNQNKKIYSEKREKISIENYKCVYGLNNRKDQDGYIYEEI
- a CDS encoding lipopolysaccharide core heptose(II) kinase RfaY, with the protein product MKKYDLKNINIEEYKIYFYKEKYLEIGRKILNNEYKILEKYKNDNRTFVALIEIENKKYVLKIPKNEYKKTWKRFLTLFKKGEVLLSLINIRSARDRGLREVMDIYLAGEKRKNGMISDSFFLSEYIEGKICLENNKVEKILELTKKMHKLGLYHGDCNPYNFLFTKDGTRIVDTKCKKMLFGNYKAHYDMLTLNKYLKNLKYIYNKNIFYYIALIIKWK